The proteins below come from a single Myxococcota bacterium genomic window:
- a CDS encoding aminotransferase class I/II-fold pyridoxal phosphate-dependent enzyme, translated as MTPKLAIFGEAPAFDQPLYVGRPYVGDRKRLLDRIEGALDRVWLTNAGPLCDEFEQRVCDIIGVKHCVAMCNGTVALEIAARALGLTGEVIVPSFTFIATAHALQWQEITPVFCDIDPETHNLDPVQVERMITPRTSGIVGVHVWGRPCAIEPLREVADRHGLRLMFDAAHAFACSHGGRMLGGFGDVEVFSFHATKFMNTFEGGSVVTNDDEIAIAMRYMRNFGFAGEDDVRYLGTNGKLNEISAAMGLTSLDAIDDVVARNRENMDTYHRVLGRLPGLALIDYDRSEHNNYQYVVLEVDEAAAGLTRNELTQVLHAENVKARRYFHPGCHQMEPYRSLFPHAGLLLPHTERLTDRVMVLPTGMEIDAGTIERIAHIVETAIAHAPEVRAGLALQEDA; from the coding sequence ATGACACCCAAGCTCGCCATCTTCGGGGAAGCCCCCGCTTTCGATCAGCCGCTCTACGTCGGCCGCCCCTACGTGGGCGATCGGAAGCGGCTGCTCGATCGGATCGAGGGGGCCCTGGACCGGGTCTGGCTCACCAACGCCGGACCACTCTGCGACGAGTTCGAGCAGCGGGTCTGCGACATCATCGGCGTGAAGCACTGCGTGGCCATGTGCAACGGCACCGTGGCCCTCGAAATCGCCGCGCGCGCGCTGGGTCTCACCGGCGAAGTGATCGTGCCGTCGTTCACGTTCATCGCGACCGCCCACGCGCTGCAGTGGCAGGAGATCACGCCGGTCTTCTGCGACATCGATCCCGAGACCCACAACCTCGACCCGGTCCAGGTGGAGCGCATGATCACGCCGCGCACCTCGGGCATCGTGGGCGTCCACGTGTGGGGCCGACCCTGCGCGATCGAGCCGCTGCGCGAGGTCGCCGACCGTCACGGGCTGCGGCTGATGTTCGACGCGGCCCACGCGTTTGCCTGCTCACACGGTGGGCGCATGCTCGGCGGCTTCGGCGACGTCGAGGTCTTCAGCTTCCACGCCACGAAGTTCATGAACACCTTCGAGGGCGGCTCGGTCGTGACCAACGACGACGAGATTGCGATCGCCATGCGATACATGCGGAACTTCGGCTTCGCCGGCGAAGACGACGTCCGCTACCTCGGGACGAACGGGAAGCTCAACGAGATCTCGGCGGCGATGGGGCTGACGTCGCTCGATGCCATCGACGACGTCGTCGCGCGCAACCGCGAGAACATGGACACCTACCACCGGGTCCTCGGACGCCTGCCGGGCCTGGCGCTGATCGACTACGACCGGTCCGAGCACAACAACTACCAGTACGTCGTGCTCGAGGTCGACGAGGCCGCGGCGGGGCTCACCCGCAACGAACTCACCCAGGTGTTGCACGCGGAGAACGTGAAGGCGCGGCGCTACTTCCATCCGGGCTGCCACCAGATGGAGCCCTACCGCTCGCTCTTCCCCCACGCCGGGCTGCTGCTGCCCCACACCGAGCGGCTGACCGACCGCGTGATGGTGCTGCCCACGGGCATGGAGATCGACGCCGGCACCATCGAGCGCATCGCCCACATCGTCGAGACGGCGATCGCGCACGCCCCCGAGGTCCGTGCGGGCCTGGCACTCCAGGAAGACGCCTGA
- a CDS encoding glycosyltransferase translates to MSEAPAVSVLMMAYNHGRYIGRAIESVLAQDFEGGIELIVADDCSPDDTVEVARRYEAQHPDIVKVRAQEKNLTAPYNFIQSLDICRGRYIAMFDGDDYWIHPGKLRQQVALLDENPQMSMCFTSVHKCVEDNEPDPQVVHPKWRKPVYTLADLSEWVGIETSSVLLRTEHRRILPEWFFTAPCGDWPLFVFWAERGDIGWIPVATSVHRLHATGAWAGMRTDRIAALKSNLTMLDLFIAHLGDDERARPFHDARYRRYYDLAHEHADAGEPEEARKYLEMCTRDRAWADPRVSKTEPFKILLKLHAPLLDKGLRWARDQVFGEPGPPPIRL, encoded by the coding sequence ATGAGCGAAGCACCGGCCGTCAGCGTCTTGATGATGGCCTACAACCACGGTCGCTACATCGGTCGCGCGATCGAGAGCGTGCTGGCTCAGGACTTCGAAGGCGGCATCGAGCTGATCGTCGCCGACGACTGCTCGCCCGACGACACGGTGGAGGTGGCGCGTCGCTACGAGGCCCAGCACCCGGACATCGTGAAGGTCCGGGCGCAGGAGAAGAACCTCACCGCGCCCTACAACTTCATCCAGTCCCTCGACATCTGCCGCGGTCGGTACATCGCGATGTTCGATGGCGACGACTATTGGATCCATCCGGGGAAGCTCCGCCAGCAGGTCGCGCTGCTCGACGAGAACCCCCAGATGTCGATGTGCTTCACCTCGGTCCACAAGTGCGTCGAGGACAACGAGCCCGACCCCCAGGTCGTGCACCCGAAGTGGCGCAAGCCGGTCTACACCCTGGCGGATCTCTCCGAATGGGTGGGCATCGAGACCTCGTCGGTGCTGCTGCGCACCGAGCATCGCCGCATCCTGCCCGAGTGGTTCTTCACCGCGCCGTGCGGGGATTGGCCGCTGTTCGTGTTCTGGGCCGAGCGCGGCGACATCGGCTGGATTCCGGTGGCGACCTCGGTGCACCGCCTGCACGCGACCGGCGCCTGGGCCGGCATGCGCACCGATCGGATCGCCGCCCTGAAGTCGAACCTCACGATGCTCGATCTCTTCATCGCGCACCTGGGTGACGACGAGCGCGCCCGTCCCTTCCACGACGCCCGCTACCGGCGCTACTACGACCTCGCCCACGAGCACGCCGACGCCGGTGAGCCCGAGGAGGCGCGGAAGTACCTCGAAATGTGCACGCGTGATCGCGCCTGGGCCGATCCGCGCGTCTCCAAGACCGAGCCCTTCAAGATCCTCTTGAAGCTCCACGCCCCGCTGCTCGACAAGGGGCTCCGCTGGGCGCGCGACCAGGTCTTCGGCGAGCCGGGCCCGCCCCCGATCCGCCTCTGA
- a CDS encoding aspartyl/asparaginyl beta-hydroxylase domain-containing protein encodes MRDLYGIGGLRLVQRLFLAVGIGSAAMLGFSLASGIFQLPWMGVVCGSVLVLQAVIASRAFEAMSGAFLRLDIEVYLRTEPIFLRHAGFWASVGLGALGAALAVAHLVWSAPPLPIAGGVLAAAWSLPLWVSIKIVRRMQGEARRNQHVMNQLQSACENAPNRAALSRVEATLACFRAEEQRNPWPGGVRGVGLVDLPSRAWYQAKDFPFVADLEAHGDTLVREFEALRDSADLGFSEYAYGNVGRDWDALELFEPDGTTPTEAARRHCPTTVELLRAFPGHYTRHRQYSRMGPRGLIGPHRDDGNLVLNCHVGVEIPEGVCEIRVGHEVRSWELGRAIVFDPSFEHEVWNHTDAFRTVLQVSFFNPALTPDEMEFMEQHFFGKASSG; translated from the coding sequence ATGCGTGATCTCTATGGCATCGGTGGTTTGCGCCTCGTACAGCGCCTGTTCCTGGCGGTCGGGATCGGCAGCGCCGCCATGCTGGGCTTCAGCCTGGCCAGTGGAATCTTCCAGCTGCCTTGGATGGGCGTCGTCTGCGGGAGTGTGCTGGTGCTGCAGGCGGTCATCGCCAGCCGCGCCTTCGAGGCGATGTCGGGCGCGTTCCTCCGCCTCGACATCGAGGTCTACCTGCGCACCGAGCCGATCTTCCTGCGCCACGCCGGGTTCTGGGCGAGCGTGGGGCTGGGGGCCCTCGGCGCCGCGTTGGCCGTGGCCCATCTGGTGTGGAGCGCCCCGCCGCTCCCGATCGCCGGGGGGGTGCTCGCCGCGGCCTGGTCCCTGCCCCTCTGGGTCTCGATCAAGATTGTGCGTCGCATGCAGGGCGAAGCGCGACGCAATCAGCACGTGATGAACCAACTCCAGTCCGCGTGCGAGAACGCGCCGAACCGCGCCGCGCTCTCGCGGGTCGAGGCGACGCTGGCGTGCTTCCGGGCCGAGGAGCAGCGGAACCCCTGGCCGGGGGGCGTCCGGGGTGTCGGGCTCGTCGACCTCCCGAGTCGGGCCTGGTATCAGGCGAAGGACTTCCCCTTCGTCGCCGACCTCGAGGCCCACGGCGATACGCTCGTCCGCGAGTTCGAAGCGCTGCGCGACTCGGCCGACCTCGGCTTCTCCGAGTACGCCTACGGCAACGTCGGGCGGGACTGGGACGCCCTCGAGCTCTTCGAGCCCGACGGCACCACGCCCACCGAGGCCGCACGCCGCCACTGCCCGACCACCGTCGAGCTGCTGCGCGCCTTCCCCGGCCACTACACCCGGCACCGCCAGTACTCGCGGATGGGCCCGCGAGGCCTGATCGGCCCGCACCGCGACGACGGAAACCTCGTCCTCAACTGTCACGTAGGCGTCGAGATTCCCGAGGGCGTCTGTGAAATCCGAGTCGGCCACGAGGTGCGGAGCTGGGAGCTGGGGCGCGCGATCGTCTTCGACCCCTCGTTCGAGCACGAGGTGTGGAATCACACCGATGCCTTCCGCACCGTCCTCCAGGTGAGCTTCTTCAACCCGGCCCTCACGCCGGACGAAATGGAGTTCATGGAGCAGCACTTCTTCGGAAAGGCCAGCAGCGGATGA
- a CDS encoding GNAT family N-acetyltransferase: MSAGYQHPDYVASLSEFGEPLLLPGSGGALLVRPIPGSDARDAMGAYPLLSCSDWSGLPDDLETRTEGLVSVVAVTDPFGNYDEALLERCFDFVRPWKHHFVADSELPVEKIASKNHRKMSRRAQRLVEVETCADPSAHADEVHALYGVLIERHGLRGIHAFSKQSLARQLEVPGMVMFRATHEGEVVGLDLWYVQDDVAQGHLAMFSEKGYEVRASFATKWHLIEHFRGRARWINFGGAAGTDPDADDGLTRFKRGWSSETRPSYLCGKILDPKAYDALVAEAGAEGAYFPLYRAGEFA; this comes from the coding sequence ATGAGCGCGGGCTATCAGCACCCCGACTACGTCGCGTCGCTCTCCGAGTTCGGTGAGCCGCTACTGCTGCCCGGTTCGGGTGGCGCGCTGCTGGTGCGTCCGATCCCGGGCAGTGACGCGCGCGACGCGATGGGGGCCTACCCCCTGCTCAGCTGCAGCGACTGGAGTGGTCTCCCCGACGACCTCGAGACGCGCACCGAAGGGCTCGTTAGCGTGGTGGCGGTGACCGACCCCTTCGGCAACTACGACGAGGCCCTGCTCGAACGCTGCTTCGACTTCGTGCGCCCCTGGAAACACCACTTCGTGGCGGACAGCGAGCTCCCGGTCGAGAAGATCGCGTCGAAGAACCACCGCAAGATGAGCCGCCGCGCCCAGCGCCTCGTCGAGGTCGAGACCTGCGCCGATCCGAGCGCCCACGCCGACGAGGTCCACGCGTTGTACGGCGTGCTGATCGAGCGCCACGGGCTGCGCGGCATTCACGCCTTCTCGAAGCAGTCCCTGGCCCGGCAGCTCGAGGTGCCGGGGATGGTGATGTTCCGCGCCACCCACGAGGGCGAGGTCGTCGGCCTCGATCTCTGGTACGTCCAGGACGACGTGGCCCAGGGCCACCTCGCGATGTTCAGCGAGAAGGGCTACGAGGTGCGCGCCTCCTTCGCGACGAAGTGGCACCTGATCGAGCACTTCCGGGGCCGCGCGCGCTGGATCAACTTCGGCGGCGCCGCCGGCACCGACCCCGACGCCGACGACGGCCTCACCCGCTTCAAGCGCGGCTGGTCGAGTGAGACCCGCCCTTCCTATCTGTGTGGGAAGATCCTCGACCCCAAGGCCTACGACGCCCTGGTCGCCGAAGCGGGAGCCGAGGGGGCGTACTTCCCGCTCTATCGCGCCGGCGAGTTCGCGTGA
- a CDS encoding acetyltransferase — protein sequence MAQIVVFGCGDVAATLQFFLEHDSPHEVVAFTVDAAYRNQDTHMGLPVVAFEEVEAKFGPSDHELMIPLGFAQMNALRADKCEAAKAKGYRLGSYVSSKAATWPGLDIGENTMIYENVTVHPFTKIGNDVVIAPNSVIAHHCQIGDHTYIAAGVAFSSSVIVEPSCVLGAGAAIRDRVTLGKATLVGAGATVMEDTEPESVYMGEPADRMGMKSTSLPLT from the coding sequence ATGGCCCAGATCGTGGTCTTCGGATGCGGCGACGTCGCCGCCACCCTGCAGTTCTTCCTCGAACACGACTCGCCCCACGAGGTCGTCGCGTTCACCGTCGACGCGGCCTACCGCAACCAGGACACCCACATGGGGCTGCCCGTGGTCGCCTTCGAAGAGGTCGAGGCGAAGTTCGGCCCGAGCGATCACGAACTGATGATTCCGCTCGGGTTCGCCCAGATGAACGCGCTGCGCGCCGACAAGTGCGAGGCCGCGAAGGCGAAGGGCTACCGCCTCGGCAGCTACGTGAGCTCGAAGGCCGCGACCTGGCCGGGTCTCGACATCGGCGAGAACACGATGATCTACGAGAACGTCACCGTGCACCCTTTCACGAAGATCGGGAACGACGTGGTGATCGCGCCGAACTCGGTGATCGCCCACCATTGCCAGATCGGCGACCACACCTACATCGCCGCCGGCGTGGCGTTCTCGAGCAGCGTGATCGTCGAGCCCAGCTGTGTGCTGGGCGCGGGCGCGGCGATCCGCGACCGCGTGACCCTGGGCAAGGCCACCCTGGTCGGGGCCGGCGCCACCGTCATGGAAGACACCGAGCCCGAGTCGGTCTACATGGGCGAGCCGGCCGACCGCATGGGCATGAAGAGCACGAGCCTGCCGCTCACCTAG
- a CDS encoding glycosyltransferase gives MIFVTVGGQLPFDRLVESVDRWAGDRGRGDLFAQIGDGRFVPTHVPFERFLDPRAFAEKLEVADAVVAHAGMGTILSALELGKPVVVLPRLHAQGEHRNDHQVATAARLSKLAGIYIADDEQAIPGLLDQLESLPPGEAIDPRAAEPLVARIRAYIQEP, from the coding sequence TTGATCTTCGTCACGGTGGGCGGCCAGCTGCCCTTCGACCGACTGGTGGAGAGCGTCGACCGCTGGGCGGGCGACCGCGGCCGCGGCGACCTCTTCGCCCAGATCGGCGACGGTCGCTTCGTCCCGACGCACGTCCCCTTCGAGCGCTTCCTGGACCCGCGCGCCTTCGCCGAGAAGCTCGAAGTCGCCGACGCCGTGGTCGCCCACGCTGGCATGGGCACGATCCTCTCGGCCCTCGAACTCGGGAAGCCCGTTGTGGTGCTGCCCCGACTCCACGCCCAGGGCGAGCACCGCAACGACCACCAGGTCGCGACGGCCGCCCGGCTCTCGAAGCTGGCCGGGATCTACATCGCCGACGACGAGCAGGCCATCCCGGGACTGCTCGATCAGCTCGAATCGCTGCCGCCGGGTGAGGCGATCGATCCGCGCGCCGCCGAGCCGCTGGTCGCGCGCATCCGCGCCTACATCCAGGAGCCGTAG
- a CDS encoding UDP-N-acetylglucosamine--LPS N-acetylglucosamine transferase, whose translation MSGKRVMAVASSGGHWMQLRRLAAAFDGCETHYVTTEEGHREEVSGAFSVIRDANADDPVGCFILLWQSLWLALRERPDVLVTTGAAPGVFLLIFTRVLGAKTVWIDSIANGQQLSLSGRLVRPFAGLWLTQWPELAGEDGPEYAGAVF comes from the coding sequence GTGTCGGGGAAACGGGTGATGGCCGTCGCCAGCAGCGGGGGCCATTGGATGCAGCTGCGTCGCCTCGCGGCCGCCTTCGACGGCTGTGAGACCCACTACGTGACCACCGAGGAAGGGCACCGCGAGGAGGTGTCCGGCGCTTTCTCGGTGATCCGGGACGCCAACGCCGACGATCCCGTCGGCTGCTTCATCCTGCTCTGGCAGTCGCTGTGGCTGGCGTTGCGCGAGCGCCCCGACGTCCTCGTCACCACCGGCGCCGCCCCGGGCGTCTTCCTGCTGATCTTCACCCGGGTGCTCGGCGCGAAGACGGTCTGGATCGACAGCATCGCCAACGGTCAGCAGCTCTCGCTCTCGGGACGCCTGGTGCGACCGTTCGCCGGGCTCTGGCTGACCCAGTGGCCCGAGCTCGCCGGCGAGGATGGCCCCGAGTACGCGGGAGCCGTGTTTTGA
- a CDS encoding YceI family protein translates to MPSERPLRPKATHWWTPACCVLGLGLGVLTSSPAPAETFEIQPEKSRLRFEVGHHDYAKPVRGRFEALSGAIHRDPEKDGELRVDVEITASSIDTDNAYRDEHLRAAFFEVEDHPSIRFSAAGFRADGETKPLEVTGNLTMKGITRPIVLQVSGARELVDKDGNRVLRCRVKGSVNRRDFDVQETSAEEAQGLSKILAHIQEGLDEFIEDEVEFSVSVVAREDANSGDAVASAAPAVEALPN, encoded by the coding sequence TTGCCCTCCGAACGCCCTCTTCGCCCGAAAGCCACGCATTGGTGGACCCCCGCCTGCTGCGTCCTCGGTCTGGGCCTCGGCGTCCTCACGTCGAGCCCCGCGCCGGCCGAAACCTTCGAGATCCAGCCCGAAAAGTCGCGCCTGCGCTTCGAGGTGGGTCACCACGACTACGCCAAGCCCGTCCGCGGGCGCTTCGAAGCGCTCTCCGGCGCGATCCACCGGGATCCGGAGAAGGACGGAGAACTCCGCGTGGACGTCGAGATCACGGCCAGCAGCATCGACACCGACAACGCCTACCGCGACGAGCACCTCCGCGCGGCGTTCTTCGAGGTCGAAGATCACCCAAGCATCCGCTTCAGCGCCGCGGGCTTCCGAGCCGACGGCGAGACGAAGCCCCTCGAGGTGACCGGCAACCTCACCATGAAGGGCATCACCCGCCCGATCGTGCTCCAGGTGAGCGGCGCGCGGGAACTCGTGGACAAGGACGGCAACCGCGTGCTGCGCTGCCGCGTGAAGGGCAGCGTCAACCGCCGCGACTTCGACGTCCAGGAGACGAGCGCCGAGGAAGCCCAGGGGCTCTCGAAGATCCTGGCGCACATCCAGGAAGGCCTCGACGAGTTCATCGAAGACGAGGTCGAGTTCAGCGTCAGCGTGGTCGCCCGCGAAGACGCGAACTCGGGAGACGCCGTCGCGTCGGCCGCCCCGGCCGTCGAAGCGCTGCCCAACTGA
- a CDS encoding multiheme c-type cytochrome, with protein MGRISIRAIRVLALGALLWGAAANAETDAYAADEATPVSAEEAARAHAELLAPDRFPSASECQNCHPNHYEEWSISQHAYAQISPVFNAMNGALIERTNGTLGDFCIRCHTPVGMQLGEDVFMSNLDRHPTSQEGVTCAVCHRVRAPYGKVSGRIALAEGGLDEPVSGPTGNAGLQKVIGDPEKFRRVAAQGQTLGIHTDVVEFAEITTSGFCGSCHDVNSPNNLRLEEAFSEFRHAPAAAEGTTCQDCHMGQEPGLVSGYRHEPAAVVGGRPTEPRKRTDHRFVGPDHSIVHPGIFPFNERAKALATQREWLLFDHAAGWGTDDFEDEVPLDAEFPERWADAIDRYDAREILDENQERLDTMAEARRQLLRKGYVLGAVEVRRDDGDLEIDVRVENGTDGHNVPTGFTAERIVWLHTRVIDATGRVVFVSGDLDPNGDLRDGHSLYVRAGEVPHDGDLFSLQSRFVLRNLRDGEREEVLAVNHAPDPLPFVRPDPNPNFINGGPAGIRLHKKGIEPLGHRDHHYAVPAEALEKGIAPYRVIVELKAGMVPVNLVAEIQSVGFDYGMSAKEVAQGVVDGHQVLWSKEVLVLSDQRAAR; from the coding sequence ATGGGGCGCATCTCGATTCGAGCCATTCGTGTACTCGCGCTGGGCGCGCTCCTGTGGGGCGCCGCCGCAAACGCGGAAACGGACGCCTACGCGGCCGACGAAGCCACCCCGGTGTCCGCCGAGGAAGCGGCGCGGGCCCATGCGGAGCTGCTCGCGCCCGACCGTTTCCCGTCGGCGAGCGAGTGTCAGAACTGTCATCCGAACCACTACGAAGAGTGGTCGATCTCCCAGCACGCCTACGCCCAGATCAGCCCGGTCTTCAATGCCATGAACGGCGCGCTGATCGAGCGCACCAACGGCACGCTCGGCGACTTCTGCATCCGCTGTCACACGCCGGTGGGGATGCAGCTCGGTGAAGACGTGTTCATGTCGAACCTGGATCGCCATCCGACCTCGCAGGAAGGCGTGACCTGCGCGGTCTGCCACCGGGTGCGCGCGCCCTACGGCAAGGTGAGTGGACGCATCGCCCTGGCCGAAGGCGGGCTCGACGAGCCGGTGTCCGGCCCGACGGGCAACGCCGGCCTCCAGAAGGTGATCGGCGATCCGGAGAAGTTCCGCCGCGTCGCGGCGCAAGGCCAGACGCTCGGCATCCATACCGACGTGGTCGAGTTCGCCGAGATCACCACCTCGGGCTTCTGCGGCAGCTGCCACGACGTGAACTCGCCGAACAACCTGCGCCTCGAAGAGGCGTTCAGCGAGTTCCGCCACGCACCCGCCGCCGCCGAGGGCACGACCTGTCAGGACTGTCACATGGGCCAGGAGCCGGGCCTCGTGTCGGGCTATCGCCACGAGCCCGCGGCGGTCGTCGGCGGTCGTCCGACCGAGCCGCGGAAGCGCACGGATCACCGCTTCGTGGGGCCCGACCATTCGATCGTCCACCCCGGGATCTTCCCCTTCAACGAGCGCGCGAAGGCCCTGGCGACCCAGCGCGAGTGGCTGCTCTTCGACCACGCCGCCGGCTGGGGCACCGATGACTTCGAGGACGAGGTGCCGCTGGACGCCGAGTTCCCCGAGCGCTGGGCCGACGCCATCGACCGCTACGACGCCCGCGAGATCCTCGACGAGAACCAGGAACGCCTCGATACGATGGCGGAAGCCCGCCGCCAGCTCCTGCGCAAGGGCTACGTGCTCGGTGCGGTCGAGGTCCGCCGCGACGATGGCGATCTCGAGATCGACGTGCGCGTCGAGAACGGGACCGACGGACACAACGTGCCGACCGGGTTTACCGCGGAGCGCATCGTGTGGCTGCACACGCGCGTGATCGACGCGACGGGTCGCGTGGTCTTCGTCTCGGGCGACCTCGATCCGAACGGCGATCTTCGCGACGGCCATTCGCTCTACGTGCGCGCGGGAGAGGTACCCCACGACGGCGATCTCTTCTCGCTCCAGTCGCGCTTCGTCCTGCGGAACCTGCGCGACGGCGAGCGCGAGGAGGTGCTGGCGGTCAACCATGCTCCCGACCCGCTGCCCTTCGTGCGCCCGGACCCGAACCCCAACTTCATCAACGGCGGGCCCGCGGGCATTCGCCTGCACAAGAAGGGCATCGAGCCGCTGGGTCACCGCGACCACCACTATGCGGTTCCCGCCGAAGCCCTCGAGAAGGGCATCGCGCCCTACCGCGTGATCGTCGAGCTGAAGGCCGGCATGGTGCCCGTGAACCTCGTCGCCGAGATCCAGAGCGTCGGCTTCGACTACGGCATGAGCGCGAAGGAAGTCGCCCAGGGTGTCGTCGATGGGCACCAGGTGCTGTGGTCGAAGGAAGTGCTGGTGCTCTCGGACCAGCGGGCGGCCCGGTGA